In Choloepus didactylus isolate mChoDid1 chromosome X, mChoDid1.pri, whole genome shotgun sequence, a genomic segment contains:
- the LOC119523752 gene encoding LOW QUALITY PROTEIN: failed axon connections homolog (The sequence of the model RefSeq protein was modified relative to this genomic sequence to represent the inferred CDS: deleted 1 base in 1 codon), translated as MHWGVGFASSRPCVVDLSWNQSVSFFGWWAGSEEPFSFYGDIIAFPLQDYGGIMAGLGSDSWWKKTLYLTGGALLAAAAYLLHELLVIRKQQEIDSKDAIILHQFARPNNGVPSLSPFCLKMETYLRMADLPYQNYFGGKLSAQGKMPWIEYSNEKVSGTEFIIDFLEEKLGVNLNKNLGPQERAVSRAVTKMVEEHFYCDKKYIMGPKVSTLDATIFGHLAQAMWTLPGTRPERLIEGELINLAMYCERIRRKFWPEWHHDDDNTVYESEESSEGSKTHTPLLDFSFYSRTETFEDEGAENSFSRTPDTDFTGHSLFDSDVDMDDCTDHEQCK; from the exons ATGCACTGGGGGGTTGGCTTTGCCTCGTCCAGGCCGTGCGTGGTGGATCTGAGCTGGAACCAGAGCGTCTCCTTTTTCGGCTGGTGGGCCGGGTCCGAGGAACCCTTCTCCTTTTATGGGGACATCATCGCTTTCCCTTTGCAGGATTACGGTGGAATCATGGCAGGGCTGGGCTCCGATTCCTGGTGGAAGAAAACCCTTTACTTGACTGGGGGAGCTTTGCTGGCCGCAGCTGCGTATCTGCTCCACGAACTCCTGGTCATTAGGAAACAGCAAGAGATTGACTCCAAAGATGCTATTATTTTGCATCAATTTGCAAGACCTAACAATGGTGTCCCCAGTTTATCCCCTTTCTGTTTGAAAATGGAAACTTATTTAAGGATGGCTGATTTACCTTATCAGAACTATTTTGGTGGAAAACTCTCTGCTCAAGGGAAAATGCCTTGGATTGAAtatagtaatgaaaaagtttctGGCACAGAATTCATAATTGACTTCCTGGAAGAGAAACTTGGAgtgaatttaaacaaaaatcttGGTCCTCAGGAAAGAGCTGTCTCCAGAGCTGTGACCAAAATGGTGGAGGAGCACTTCTACT GTGATAAGAAGTACATCATGGGGCCCAAGGTTTCCACTCTCGATGCCACCATCTTTGGGCACTTGGCACAGGCAATGTGGACCTTACCAGGGACAAGACCCGAGCGGCTGATCGAAGGGGAGCTGATCAACCTCGCCATGTACTGTGAGAGGATAAGGAGGAAATTCTGGCCGGAGTGGCACCACGATGATGACAACACCGTCTACGAGTCCGAGGAGAGCAGCGAAGGCAGCAAAACCCACACCCCCCTGCTGGATTTCAGCTTTTATTCAAGGACAGAGACCTTTGAAGATGAGGGAGCAGAGAACAGTTTTTCCCGAACCCCAGACACAGATTTCACTGGACACTCGCTCTTTGATTCTGATGTGGACATGGATGACTGCACAGACCACGAACAGTGCAAGTGA